GCTGGGGAAGTGTATCCTGTCGCCAAGAGTCTTTTCTAGTTGAGATCATCCGTCGATGAGCAAGAGTCAGAGCAGGGGGTGCTTATCCTAGTCCCTCAGCAGAGGGGGGATAGCGCATGTGCGCCGGGAGTGGAACTATAAAGAAGCCAGGTTATTGAAGAGACTAGGCACTCACAACGTACGATCTAGAAAAAGAACGAACGGGAAGATTTTCTCTCCGGCCACTATATCCGAAAAAACAATAACAGGGTCACCAGGCTTCGGGTACGCCAGACCGGCGATCGCCTTCAGTCCTTCATCGTTTAGTCTGCAACTCCACGTTGACGAGTTTTATTTCCGAGAGATCCGCGAGCCGCGGACACCACCGTGTGCCGGCACGCCACAAAGCCGAGACCAGTTGGTCGTAGACCGTCCCCGGGTGGTCATAGTGAATTCCGTACGCATGAGAAGCTGCACGTCGACACGGAAACACGAATGACTTCGCCGAATCGTCCGACTCCACCTCAAATCGTGTCACGGTCAGATCAAGGGTAAGCCGGATCTTAAACCAACAATGGGCATGGTGGTCGTCGACCTGCATCGAGTGCTGATAGCACTGCAACACATCTCGGACGGTCACCATGCTTAAGGACGTATTCCCCGAGAAGACCTCGGCTCGCTTGTCGAGCACCAAGGCCTTGGCTAGGGACAAGGCATGCCCTACTTGAATCGGGTTCAGGAGGTCAAAAGCCGACTCATAGATGGCGATGTTGGGATGGACCTTGAATTCGCGCAGGGATCCACGCTTGGCCAATTCGAGGTTCCAATAAAAGTCCACGGCCTGGGACTGGCGGAAGCGAAAGGTTACGAGGTTCATAACTCACACCCCGTCACTAAGAGTCGCTTTGCTTGAAACCTTCAGGAACGTACTCGGTCGCGGCTAATCAACACCGCCCTTCCGCAATATTTTCAGCTTTCGTTTGACGGAAGCTTGAACTTGCCAGGCCTCCAGTGGAAGGAACAAGTGGTGGTCCCAACGGGATTCGAACCCGTGTTTAAGCCTTGAGAGGGCTCCGTCCTAGGCCAGGCTAGACGATGGGACCAGCCGTACCTTCTGAAAGGAGGACCGTAGCACAAGCAGTTTTCCCTTTGCAACGAATCACCTGGGCATAGCTTGCGACATCCCCCACACTTAGCTTACAAGTAGTTGCAGTCTTCACCCACGCGTGTCACAAGGTGACTATCACAAAGGGATCCGGCTGTGAGGAGAATCTTTGTGTTCGCCCCAGCCCGCGCCAGTAGGATCGAGTGTCAACGGACACCCATTCGATTCGCCTTTGCTTTTCTTCTCTGCTTCGGAATAAGTATCTGCGGCTGCGCAGCAATCCGCCCAAGCACCTTCCCGTGCCCTAACACGGTCCAAGCGAACGTTAGTGCGACAAAACCAACAGTTCATGTCTCCTATAGAGAGCCATCCCTTACCGCGAAAGAAGGCTCGTTGACAACCCTAGCCAAGACAAGCATTTACTACGATTTTGGTAACGGACGATCCCTCGCGAAGGACGTGCCAGCGACGCACCCGTCCGGCGGCGGAGAAATTTCCGAGACCATTACTGTCCCAATAAAGGCTGGCAAGGAACAATCCGTGAAAATCTGCGTGACGGCGACGGATAGCAACGGAAATGAAAGCGCGTCGACTCCTTAAGTCACTCCATTCGTTTTATTCTGCCGAAATACGTCGCTCTGACGAAAATCAGATATAGATGACAGGGAAGTTCAGCTCCAACAGCCTTCATCAGGAGGGCGGACTGCAACTCCGTTCTGCGCCTTGCTCGCTGAGACAGGTTAGGAGTGTGGACGGCCATGCACACTCTGGATTCAGTATCCCCTGTTGGGAATGGGAGAATCAGCACATGGCAAGAGGCCGGCACGGACGGACACTCCTCTTGAACGGAGCCCTTTGGGATCTTCGCCAGGGGCCTTTTGCATGGGGCCATAATACCTGGCATTTCTACATCGGACAAACTTGACAGAAGAAGGCAGAACGCCTAGCCTGATAAGTGTTTTCACGACACTTCCTATGCGTTATACCTGCTTCACACGACCCGAGGTCGTTGCGGTTCGAGGTTGCTAAATGGGTGAGTCGGTGCCGTTTCACGGGACCGATCCCTTCTCTCGTTCGCCGGCGATGGGAGTGTTGCCGAAGCCGCGGCTCGAACTTCGGATCGGATCTAATATTTTCCGGAACACCAACGGCGTCGTCACGATTCACGGAAAAGAGCAACTCGTCGTTGAACTCAAGCCGGAGCTCGGTCAACTCCTCATCACTCTTGATCTCTACAACGAGCAGGGTATTCGTATTGGGCACCTGCGCCGAAACGGTCTTACATTCAATGAACACGGGCGATTTGCTGTAGAGACGTCTCACGGTCAAACCCTGCCGGCTGTTCAGTTGTCAGATCTGCAGTCCGGGCATCCGGTGCTTGAGGCTCACATGGTGTCCGTGTACAGAGTGGACCTCGTCAGCGGAAAACTGTTCTCGCATAAGGGCATACCGGTTGAAATCACGCCGCACTATTGTCGAATCGGCGCTCACACGACGCTATTTGGAGAGGTCCTGGAAATGCGAGGCGGCCCGGCCATCCTCGGCTAATTGAATTGATCGTCGCAAATCCCTCACCTGCTCAGGTGCGTCCTTCTCTCTCCCCTTCCTTGAGAATTTCCTGTTGGCCAGCTCATTGTCGCAGACAATCAAAAACCGTTTTGCCCTCGCCTCTGTACTTCTCTACAATAGGCCCATGACTGATATCCACAAACCGTCCGTGCAAGCATTTCTCGTCTGCGACCAAGTCATTGAGGATAGCCTCACCAAAAAGAAGAGTCTGATCGGAATCTTCACTCATCTTCAGACTGTCTCATTCCCTTTCCACCATCAACATATGGGGCTCTACTTCTGCCTCACCGACGCTGAAGGTCTCTATCACTTTGATATCGACCTGATCTATCTCAACTCGGAACAACTAGTCTGTCGAGCCACCCTTCCCAATATCGAAATCGGCGACCGTCTCCAAATCTCTGATTTCGGTATTAACATCCCGCTCCTCATCCTTCCGGCACCCGGTCGCTATGAATTCCGCCTCCTGATGGAGGGCCATCTCCTTGCTCAAAAGGATTTCAACGTCATGTTGGCACCGGATCCCACTGCAACTGAACCTGCCGCCTAGCGGCTCCCCCATTCCTCTCTTCACCCCGTCTGTGATAGAACTCCTCCCTGAACGCCGCCTCCACACAACCGGGGTCGACAAGACGCCATGACGACACCAGAGTCTTCATCCGCTTCGAATTTCATTCGCGATCTCGTGGTCGCTGACCATGCGGCAGGCAAGCACGGAGGCCGGGTTGTCACCAGATTTCCTCCCGAGCCCAATGGCTATCTCCACATCGGTCATGCCAAATCCATGGCCCTGAATTTTGGGTTGGCCAGTGAGATATCCGGTGGGATCTGTCATCTCCGATTCGACGATACAAACCCCACGACCGAGGATCCCGAGTATGTGCGGGCGATCCAGGACGATGTCCGATGGTTGGGATTTGATTGGCACGGTAAGATGTTTTATGCCTCCGACTATTTCGAGCAACTCTATGCCTTCGCGGTTGTCCTGATACAGAAAGGCAACGCCTATGTGGACAGCCTGACGCCCGATCAAATTCGAGAGCACCGTGGGACGCTCACCGAACCGGGCCGTGACAGTCCATATCGAGCCCGATCCATCGAGGAGAATCTGAGTCTGTTTACACGCATGCGAGCCGGAGAGTTTCCCGATGGAGCCCAGGTATTACGCGCCAAGATTGATATGGGTTCTCCCAACATCAACCTCCGCGACCCAATTCTCTACCGAATCCGCCATGCGACCCATTATCGGACCGGCTCCACCTGGTGCATCTACCCTTCGTATGATTTTGCCCACCCGCTGTCCGATGCAATCGAAGGCATTACGCACTCCATCTGTACCCTGGAGTTTGAGGATCACCGCCCGCTGTACGATTGGGTGGTCGCTGAAGCCGACGCGCCCCATCGCCCGCAGCAGATCGAATTTGCCAGACTGACCCTCACCTCGGCCGTCATGAGCAAGCGAAAACTGCTCGAACTGGTTGAGAAGAAACTGGTCACCGGGTGGGATGACCCTCGTCTTCCAACTTTGAAAGGTCTGCGTCGGCGAGGCGTGACTCCTGAGGCGATTCGGGCCTTTTGCGAACACATCGGCGTCGCCAAGCGCGACGCAATCGTCGAGATGCAGCTCTTTGAACACTTCATCAGGGAGGACCTCAACAAACGATCCCCGCGCGTGATGGGGGTGCTCCGCCCGTTGAAAATCGTGCTCGATAACTATCCGGACGGTCTCGTCGAAGAGCTTGAGGCCATCAACAATCCTGAAGACGCATCCGCCGGAACCAGGAAGGTGCCCTTCTCACAAATCCTGTACATCGAGCAGGATGATTTCAAGGAAGACCCGCCGAAACAGTTTTATCGCCTGGCTCCAGGTCGTGAAGTCCGGTTGCGCTATGGGTACATTATCAAGTGTGTCGGTGTAACGAAGGACCCGCAAACCGGTGCGATCACCGAACTCCATTGCACCTACGATCCTGACACCAAAAGCGGATCAGCGCAGGAGCAGCGTAAGGTGAAGGCTACCATTCACTGGGTCTCGGCGTCGCATGCCGTTCAGGCGATCATCCGTCTCTATCAGCCGTTACTCCTCACCGACCAAGCGAAACCTGCGACCGATCAAGACTGGACACACTCCCTGAACCCCCAGTCTCTTGAACTGCTGACCGATTGCTGGGTTGAGCCAAGCCTTCGTTTCGCCGAACCCGCCTCCCGATTCCAGTTCGAGCGCCAAGGGTACTTCTGTGTCGACCCGGACTCATCATCCGGCACCCTCATCTTCAACCGGACCGTGTCGCTCAAAGATGCATGGGCCAAGGTTGAAAAGGCTCAGCAAGCTCCCCAGCGCTAGAGAGGCGTACATGCGTTGCCCAATCTGTCGCAGGCCTACAACGTGGAAAGGCAACTCCTGGCGTCCTTTCTGCTCAGAACGTTGCCAGATGATCGATTTAGGAACGTGGGCCACCGAACATTATCGCATCCCAGGTCCGAGCTTGACCACGGAATGGACCATTCTGGAATCATCCGAAAGTCAGAACGGTACAGACAGCCCCCAGCCGAGCGCTTGAGCGCCACAACGTCGAGCTCGTTCCCATTTGGCAGAATCCGCCGACTACGCCACCCAATTCCTGGAGAGCTCCTCACCTTTTGCGGTTGGCAGAGCCACATTGAACTTGCTAAGGTCTGACGATCATTTCTTCCGTGCAAAGGAGGACCGTCATGTTCCCGACCAAAGGCTATGCCGCAATGGCCGCAAAGGAAAAATTGCAGCCGTTTTCGTTTGAACGGCGCGATGTCGGTCCACATGATGTATTGATTGCGATCTCGCACTGCGGCATCTGCCATTCCGATATCCATCAAGCTCGCAACGAATGGGGTATCTCACTCTTCCCGATGGTGCCCGGCCATGAGATCGTCGGAACCGTCGCGCAAGTCGGAACAGCGGTGAATACGTTTAAGATTGGCGATCGAGCCGGTGTCGGGTGTTTCGTGGACTCCTGCCGAACCTGTACGGCCTGCCGAGAAGGGCTAGAACAATACTGTAGCGGGGGCACCCTCTGGACCTACAGTGGGCAAGACAAGGCAGGCCAGATCACCCAGGGCGGTTACTCAGCCCAGATTGTCGTGGATGAGCGGTACGTCCTCCGAATCCCAGCGACGCTTTCGTTGGCGGGAGCGGCTCCATTGCTCTGTGCGGGTATTACGACCTACTCCCCCCTACGGCAATGGGGGATCGGTCGCTATCACAAACTGGCCGTCGTCGGCCTTGGCGGGCTTGGCCACATGGCGGTAAAAATCGCCAAGGCGATGGGAACGGAGGTGACGGTCTTGAGCACCTCGGAGAGTAAACGGCAGGATGCGAAGCGGCTGGGAGCGGCAAACTTTGCAGTGACATCAGACCCTCACACATTTACGAAACTCCAAGGGTATTTCCACTACGTCCTCGACACGGTTTCCGCCCCGCACGATTACAACGCCTACCTAAACCTCCTCAAAACCGACGGGACCATGATCCTCGTTGGGGCACCGGAAGTACCGACTCCGGTCCAGGCCTTTTCACTCATTTTCAAACGACGGCGCCTAGCCGGCTCTCTGATCGGCGGCATCAAAGAAACACAGCGCATGCTCGACTTCTGCGCCCAACACCAAGTCGAGTCCGACGTGGAAGTGATTCCCATCCAACAGGTGAACGAAGCCTACGAACGGGTCCTCCGAGGCGACGTGAAGTTTCGATTCGTGATCGACATGGCGTCGTTGCAATAACAGGCGACCTGGGAATTTCCGGAGTTTGTAGGAAAGTGGCTGGGGGACTAGGAATCGAACCTAGGTAGCCGGCTCCAAAGGCCGGCGTCCTACCGCTAGACGATCCCCCAGCGCGGTACGGAAATCATGCGTGGATATGGGACGAGAGATAAAGTTTTGGCTGGGGGACTAGGAATCGAACCTAGGTAGTCAGATCCAGAGACTGACGTCCTACCGCTAGACGATCCCCCAACCGAGGTTCACAGTAATATATCAATCGCAATTCCGTCAAGATAGCCGCGGGTTTGACAAGGGAAATCCTTCAGCCTATCGAGACATGTTCGATTCCTTTTCTCAAACGAAACAGCGTCCGCTCCCGTCCCAAGACTTCCATCACCTCAAAAAGTCCTGGGCTTGCCGTTCGCCCGGTGAGTGCCACGCGAACCGGCTGGGCCAATGCGCCCATTTTGATACCTTCCTCTTCGACCAGCTTTTTGAAGCTTTCTTCCCATGCTGGTTTGGAAAAGCTGGGGAACGCCTCAAAGCGCGTGACCAGCCTCTGCAGCAACGGAGCCACCGCCGGTGTAAGAAATTTCTTAGCCGCCTCTTCCTCGAATGGAGCAACTTGTCCGAAATAGGGCTTTACCCACTCCACCATGTCGATCAACGTCTTCGCCCGTTCCTTCACCAAGACCACCAGCTGTGCGAGCCACTCCTCCGATACCGCTTCGGCCTCCATCGTCAACCCTGCTTGTTCCAGCAATGGCACCAGGGCCTTGGCCACAGAGCTCGGTGGGCTCGTTTTAATGTATTCGGCATTTACCCAGAGTAGCTTGTCCGGATTGAACACGGCTGCTGCCTTCTGGACATGACCCCACGAGAACTTTTCGATGAGCTCCTGCCGAGTAAAGAGTTCTTGATCGCCGTGGGACCAACCAAGTCGAACCAGGTAATTCACCATGGCGTCGGGCAGATATCCCATGTCCTTATAGGCCATGATCGACGTCGCCCCGTGGCGTTTGGAGAGCCTCGTTTTGTCCGAGCCCAGAATCATCGGGAGATGACCAAAGCGCGGAACGGCAAACCCCAAGGCTTCGAAAATCGGAATCTGCCGCGGCGTGTTGGTCAGATGGTCGTCCCCCCGCACAACATGCGTGATGCGCATTAATGCATCGTCGACGACGACCGAAAAATTGTAGGTCGGGTAGCCGTTGGATCGAAGAATAATGAGGTCATCGGCGGCACTGTTCTCGAAGGTAATTTTGCCTTTAATCAGATCATCGACGATAATGTGCCCCTCTTGCGGCGCCTTAAAGCGGAGCGCGGCATCAGCAGGAGGAGTGGTGATCTGCGCATTTCGACAGCGGCCGTCATAGCGAGGAGAAAGCCCTTTGGCTTCAGCCTCATTTCGCCGAGCCTCCAGTTCTTCCGCCTTACAGATACACCAGTACGCGTGCCCCGTCTCAAGTAACTTCATGGCATGGCTGCGATACAAATCCATCCGTTCCGTTTGACGGAACGGCCCTTCATCCCAGTCGAGCCCCACCCATTTCATTCCGTCGATAATGGCCTGAATGGACTCAGTGGTCGACCGGCTTTGATCGGTATCCTCGATGCGAAGAATAAAAACACCCTTCTGCTGGCGTGCAAAGAGCCAGTTGAAGAGGGCCGTGCGCACACCGCCGATGTGCAAAAAGCCTGTCGGGCTTGGAGCGAATCGAACGCGAATCTCACTCATAACAGTATGATCCCTTCTTCACACAGACGAAACCGCACATCTATACCACGCTGAGAAAATCCTTGTACACCGCCGAAGTACTTCCATCTCTCCACGGCTTCTGCTATGAGGATGCCGGAGGAGACGGGGATGGCAGAACAGACGCAACCTGCCACAGTGCTGTCCGCAACAGATCTCACACCCCACGTCCGCCAGCTGGTGATCAAGCCCAAGACTGCAAAGATTGCGTTCCAACCTGGGCAATGGGTATCCCTTCAACTTCCTGTAGGGCCCAAGCCGCCACTCAATCGGGCCTACTCGATTGCCGACCCTTCCTCACCCTATGGTGAGTTAACGTTGGTGTTCGATCTGGTGCCCGAGGGACTCGGCTCTGCTTATCTGTATCAGCTGAAGTCAGGCGATGAAATTAGCTTATCCGGACCATATGGACGATTCATTCTTCCTGAGACTCTCGATCGAGAACTTATTCTGATTGGACGCTACACAGGCCTTGTTCCGATACGATGCCTGTTGAAGAAAATGTTTTTTGAGAAAATTCATACGCCGGTCCTTTTAATTGCCGTGGCCCCTAGCGAAAAGGAGGTTCTGTTCCACCAAGAATGGCTCACGATGGCCGTACAGCAGCCATCGTTTCGTTATCTGCCGATTGTGGCCGAACAGAGCGGATCCCAGGCCGTCGAGAAGACCTTGGCAATGCTGACACCACTGCTCACTGGTCAACCGAAAGTGGTCCCCATGCTCTGTGGAACCAAAGCCTTCGTCCGTCCTCTACGGGCCTATTTCATGGAACAAGGGTACGATCGAAAGGAGGTGAAGGTAGAGACATACGATTAACTGGAGTTATTCGTGAATCGTTATTCGCACAGGATTCTTCATTTGTCATGAGCCAAATAAAGATTCACCTTACAACCAAACAGACCCATTAGTGTCCCTCCCTGACGAGATTCTTATTCACGGCGGGAATTTCGACGACGATATCCGCCTTTCCATTCGGGACACATTGGCAACCCAGACGAGACTGGAGCGTTGTCATAGGAGCCTCATCCAGTTGATCATATTCGTCATCGGTGCCTTCATTACAACTTTCCAAACCCTGTTTCACAATCACGTGACAGGTCGAACAGGCACAGACTCCACCACAGACATGCTCCAGATCCACGCCATGGCTCATAGCGATATCTAAAATGCTCCCTGGCAGCCCAGTGACACCATAGGGAATCTTTTCCGGATCAACCGCAACAGTGGTTGAGCTTCCGTTGGGCTGAATGAATGTGATGGAATAGGAGACCTTAGGAAGTTCGTAATCGGCTTTCTCAATGTACGGGTTCGTCCCACCCATGTGCCTGTTCCTTTCTGAGACGGATTAGATTCTTGTCACGTATTGACACAATTCAAATTTGCATGGTAGCTTTAGTGCGACCATATTGATCGGAGATCATTATAGTCTCCGATCTGACCGATCGGCAATAGCGATGTTGAAGATATCAAAAAAAGCTGATTATGCGCTGATGGCACTCCAGCACATCGCCTCAGTACAGTTTGGTGATATCACTCCTGGTCGGGTGGTGAACACGAAAGAGATCGCTGAAGAATATAATATTCCGCTCGAGTTGTTAGCGAAGGTCCTTCAGCTTCTCTCAAAGCACGGCTTGATCGAGAGCCACAATGGTCCCAAGGGCGGTTATCTCCTGGCACGGAGCGCCAGACAGATCACTATCGCACAGATCCTCGAAAGCATCGAAGGCCCACTGGCCATCACTGATTGCTCACACGAAAAAGACGGAGACTTCTGCATGCAGCGTGAACACTGCAACATCCGCACGCCGCTCTTGAAAATCCAAGACAGCATCTACCAGTTACTGAACAACATGACGTTGGGAGACATGATGGGGGGGACGCCCCTGATTTCAATTCAGTCTCCTTCGGCACAAGGAGTTGAACGATGAAGCTTCCTATTTTCCTCGATAACCATTCCACCACTCCCATGGATCCGCGCGTGCTGGAGGCCATGC
This portion of the Nitrospira sp. genome encodes:
- a CDS encoding glutamine--tRNA ligase/YqeY domain fusion protein; translated protein: MTTPESSSASNFIRDLVVADHAAGKHGGRVVTRFPPEPNGYLHIGHAKSMALNFGLASEISGGICHLRFDDTNPTTEDPEYVRAIQDDVRWLGFDWHGKMFYASDYFEQLYAFAVVLIQKGNAYVDSLTPDQIREHRGTLTEPGRDSPYRARSIEENLSLFTRMRAGEFPDGAQVLRAKIDMGSPNINLRDPILYRIRHATHYRTGSTWCIYPSYDFAHPLSDAIEGITHSICTLEFEDHRPLYDWVVAEADAPHRPQQIEFARLTLTSAVMSKRKLLELVEKKLVTGWDDPRLPTLKGLRRRGVTPEAIRAFCEHIGVAKRDAIVEMQLFEHFIREDLNKRSPRVMGVLRPLKIVLDNYPDGLVEELEAINNPEDASAGTRKVPFSQILYIEQDDFKEDPPKQFYRLAPGREVRLRYGYIIKCVGVTKDPQTGAITELHCTYDPDTKSGSAQEQRKVKATIHWVSASHAVQAIIRLYQPLLLTDQAKPATDQDWTHSLNPQSLELLTDCWVEPSLRFAEPASRFQFERQGYFCVDPDSSSGTLIFNRTVSLKDAWAKVEKAQQAPQR
- a CDS encoding DNA gyrase inhibitor YacG, whose amino-acid sequence is MRCPICRRPTTWKGNSWRPFCSERCQMIDLGTWATEHYRIPGPSLTTEWTILESSESQNGTDSPQPSA
- a CDS encoding NAD(P)-dependent alcohol dehydrogenase — protein: MFPTKGYAAMAAKEKLQPFSFERRDVGPHDVLIAISHCGICHSDIHQARNEWGISLFPMVPGHEIVGTVAQVGTAVNTFKIGDRAGVGCFVDSCRTCTACREGLEQYCSGGTLWTYSGQDKAGQITQGGYSAQIVVDERYVLRIPATLSLAGAAPLLCAGITTYSPLRQWGIGRYHKLAVVGLGGLGHMAVKIAKAMGTEVTVLSTSESKRQDAKRLGAANFAVTSDPHTFTKLQGYFHYVLDTVSAPHDYNAYLNLLKTDGTMILVGAPEVPTPVQAFSLIFKRRRLAGSLIGGIKETQRMLDFCAQHQVESDVEVIPIQQVNEAYERVLRGDVKFRFVIDMASLQ
- the gltX gene encoding glutamate--tRNA ligase; this encodes MSEIRVRFAPSPTGFLHIGGVRTALFNWLFARQQKGVFILRIEDTDQSRSTTESIQAIIDGMKWVGLDWDEGPFRQTERMDLYRSHAMKLLETGHAYWCICKAEELEARRNEAEAKGLSPRYDGRCRNAQITTPPADAALRFKAPQEGHIIVDDLIKGKITFENSAADDLIILRSNGYPTYNFSVVVDDALMRITHVVRGDDHLTNTPRQIPIFEALGFAVPRFGHLPMILGSDKTRLSKRHGATSIMAYKDMGYLPDAMVNYLVRLGWSHGDQELFTRQELIEKFSWGHVQKAAAVFNPDKLLWVNAEYIKTSPPSSVAKALVPLLEQAGLTMEAEAVSEEWLAQLVVLVKERAKTLIDMVEWVKPYFGQVAPFEEEAAKKFLTPAVAPLLQRLVTRFEAFPSFSKPAWEESFKKLVEEEGIKMGALAQPVRVALTGRTASPGLFEVMEVLGRERTLFRLRKGIEHVSIG
- a CDS encoding 2Fe-2S iron-sulfur cluster binding domain-containing protein gives rise to the protein MGGTNPYIEKADYELPKVSYSITFIQPNGSSTTVAVDPEKIPYGVTGLPGSILDIAMSHGVDLEHVCGGVCACSTCHVIVKQGLESCNEGTDDEYDQLDEAPMTTLQSRLGCQCVPNGKADIVVEIPAVNKNLVREGH
- a CDS encoding Rrf2 family transcriptional regulator, with translation MLKISKKADYALMALQHIASVQFGDITPGRVVNTKEIAEEYNIPLELLAKVLQLLSKHGLIESHNGPKGGYLLARSARQITIAQILESIEGPLAITDCSHEKDGDFCMQREHCNIRTPLLKIQDSIYQLLNNMTLGDMMGGTPLISIQSPSAQGVER